GAACAAGCATGCGGCAGAAACGATATCGTATGCAGGCGATCGGCTTGCAGCTAGGAGTGACATCATGTTGGGCCCAATTAAAGTTGCCGACCTTGAGTTGAGTCAGCCACTGCCAACTTTGCGTGGATTGGATCGTTATATCGGGTTCAAGGGTTTGGTGCGATGGCACGGTGCGCCCCTGGGTTATATCGATGTGCCGATCGTCAATGGCGGTTGCAGTGCGGCAAGTCTGGGGCAGGCGATTAAATCGGCCTATAACTGGGAGATTTTACAGCAAGCGCTAAAAACTGGTTTGATTGCGCCGGTTAAGCCGGATGAATTTCAGTTCGAGGATGTGCTGACCCTGGCGCCACCGGAATTTGAGGGAGAATACCCCAGAGTCACTGTTGCGGTTTGCACGCGCGATCGGGTTGAGGCCTTGGATGATTGTTTGGCCGCGATCCTGAAACTGGACTATCCCCAACTGGATATTTTGGTGATCGATAATGCGCCAGCGACGGACGCTACGCGAGAATTAATTGCGACGTATTATCCCCAGGTGCGTTATGTCAAAGAACCGCGTCCGGGCTTGGATTGGGCCAGAAACCGGGCGATCATTGAGGCACAAGGGGAAATCATCGCCTATACCGATGATGATGTGATTGTCGATGCGGGTTGGGTCAAGGCGATCGCGAAAACCTTTGTGGAATACCCCGAAGTGATGGCGGTTACGGGCTTGGTGGTACCGTACGAGCTGGAAACTGAAGCGCAAGTCTTATTTGAGCTGAATGGCGGGTTTGGGAAAGGGTTTGAGCGGCAGCAATACTATGTGCCAGCAGGCGCGGAAATGCCCTGGTATTTGCTCGGCACCGGTAATTGCGGGACAGGGGCGAATATGGCCTATCGGCGCTCAATTTTTACCGAAATTGGGGGATTTAATCCGGCCTTAGACGTGGGCACTGTCACGAATGGCGCCGGGGACTTGGAAATGTTTTTCCGCGTGATTAAATCGGGGCATCCACTGGTTTATGAGCCACAAGCAATGATTCGGCATTGCCATCGCCGTCAATATGCGCAGCTAAAGTCGCAACTCACCAATAATGGCAGTGTCTTGGCTTACTGCAATGCGGCGGTGAAAGCCTATCCCAAAATGCGATTGGCCTTCTGGCGTTTGGCCTTAACTTGGTTGGCAACTTGGCATTGTCGCCGGGTCGTGACGGCGCTTATGCATCCCACGCAGTTGCCGTTGGATCTGGCTTGGGCCGAACTGCGGGGTTGGTTTATCGGGTTGACCCGTTATCGCCGGGCGGAAAAGCAGGCCCTCGGGGTTGATCGAAAATTTGCGACGGAGTCAGCGGCTGCAGCACATCAGCGTTATTTCCCCCATTATTTTGGGGCCCGTCGTCCGGTACCCGCGCCGCCTGCACTGCCAAATTGTAAGGCAGGGGCAATGGCGGTACGCACGATCGAAGTGACGCAGCCATTACAGCCAATTACGGATGTGGCGGAATATGCCTCAGTGCGAGTGTTTGTGAACTATCGTGGCTGTGGTTTGGGCTATGTTGATCTGTTTAACCACGGTCGACCGCTGCGTGTGAGTGATTTACAGCGATCAATTGCCAGTCAACTGTGGGGCAAATTAGTGTGGCCGGAGCGGCAACTGACGGTGGACGATCGCTGGAATCAAGTGTGTCAGGCGATTCAGAAGCATGTTGTGCCGGATTCTAGTGTGGCAACGGCAGCCTTGGCGCCGCGACTACCGGATCACGTGCCTGTGTCGATTATTGTAGGTACTTGCGATCGCCCCGATGATTTACGTAACTGTCTCCAATCCTTGAGTCAGCAACAGACGTCGCGTCCAGTGGAAATTATCGTAACGGATAACCATCCACGATCGGGGTTGACCCCCCCGGTCCTCGAAGAATTTCCCCAGGTGAAACTGGTGTCTGAACCCCGGAAAGGCGTGGCCTACGCTCGGAATGCGGCGATTACTGCCAGTGCGGGGGAGATTGTGGTCACGACCGATGATGATGTGACGATGTCGCCGGTCTGGCTGGAGACCTTGTTGGCCCCCTTTGCGCGGGCGGATGTGATGGGGGTGACGGGAAATATCGTGCCCGTTGAGCTAGAAGCCTTTTCGCAGCAGCTATTTGAGCATTATGGTGGCTTAGGTCGTGGGTTTGAGACCTTTGAAGTCGGATATAAATGGTTTGAGTGTTCTTGGTTGCATGTTGTACCGACCTGGGAGCTGGGGGGAACGGCCAACGCCGCTTTTCGGGCAAGCATTTTTCATCAACCGGAAATTGGCTTAATGGACGAGCCGTTAGGGCCGGGGATGCCCTCTGGGGTCGGTGAAGATATTTATTTGTTCTATAAAATTCTGAAGGCGGGCTACACCATGGTCTACAAAGGTGATGCCCAGGTCTGGCACCGCCACCGGCAGACGATGCCCGCTCTCCGTCGTCAACTTTATAACTACAGTAAAGGCTTTGTTTCCTATAACTTGACCACTTTGTTTCAGGATCAAGACTGGCGGGTGTTGCTGAATTTGGGCTTCTACTTACCCATGTACCATTTCAAGCGGATTTACCAGCGCTTGCGGGGGCAGAGTGCATATCCGATCCGTTTAACCCTGGTCGAAATGGCTGGGAACTTAGCCGGTCCTTGGGCCTTGTGGCGATCGCATAAACGGGTGCAGCGTGAAGGTCGCAGTGCGCCATACTTGCCTCCCCACCAACGCTATGTCGCCCCTAACCCATCGGTTTATGAGCCGCAGCTGGATGAGTATCATCCGGCTTCTCGGGCGAGTTAAGCCGGTTTAATGTAGGCCGCCGGATGCATCGGCCAATCCAGCCGGTGAATGGGATCGGCTCACTGGGGGCATGAATTTGATGGATGAATTGGAGCAAGGGCCGATTGCCCAACGTAGATTGCACAGGCTGTGATGTTGGAGCAGTGGCTATCATGGTAGTGAACTTAGTGAACTCGTCTGCTACGCGAACCCCGGTGACTTCAGAACTGCCTCTCGTGTCGGTGATTGTGCCGGCTTACAATGCCGAAGATTTTATTGCCGAAACCCTGGACTCGGTTTTGCAGCAGACCTATGGGAATTTGGAAGTGGTGGTGGTGGACGATGGTTCGGACGATCGGACAGCGGCGATTGTGGCGGCGATCGGCGATCGAGATGATCGAGTGCGGCTCATTTCCCAGGGCAATGCCGGTGTGGCCGCCGCACGCAATCTGGGTATTGCTCAGTCTTCTGGATCGTTAATTGCCCCCTTGGATGCGGATGACCTCTGGCATTGCAGTAATCTCGAACGTCAAGTTGCTTGTTTGCTGACCCATGGTGAGTCTACCGGCGTTGTCTATACTTGGTCGCTGGATATTGATGAGTCCAATCAACTTACGGGTGATTTTCACGCGTCGAAAGCGGAAGGGATGATCTATAAGTTGCTGCTGTGTCACAACTTTTTGGGTAATGCTAGCGCTTCGCTGATTCGACGCAGTTGCTTAGAGCAGGTGCAGGGATATTCGGTGGCATTGCGGGCGGCTGGTGTACAGGGCTGCGAAGATTGGGATTTGTATTTACGCTTGGCGGCTCGCTATGAGTTTCGAGTGGTGCCGGAGTTTTTGGTGGGTTATCGCAAAATCGTCACCAGTATGTCGGCGGATTTGTCCCAGATGGCGAAGTCCCATGATTTTATGCTGCGATCGCTGAAGCCGCAGTCCCAACTACCGGCTTATATCTACCGGCTTTCCTACAGTAGTTTCTTAATGTATCTGGCGCGGCAAAGTGATGAGCAACGTCAGCCACGAGAGACGATCGCCTGGTTACGTCGAACCTTGAAATTTGATCCCCTAACGCCATTTTTACGCTTGAGTTTTTATTGGTTGTGGCTGCATAGTCTGGCTCAAATGCTTGGTGCGCGTTGTCAGCGGACGATGGGGAGACGATCGGCCGCAATTGGACGGGATGCCGTGACCAGGCAGGCTAGGGGGACGACAGCACAGCCACAGCCGGAATATTGGCGACAGCCTCCAATGAAGCCACAGCCTCAGTTTCAGGCAACGGGCGTTGCCTTATCGCCGACGACTTGGAGACTGCGTTTGACGATTGTGATTACTCATCTTTTGCAGCGTTGGCTCTAGGTGGTGACTGCGGCGTTTATGATGGCGATAGATTGGGCAATCGCAAATCCATCGCCACCCAAGTGTGAAATAACCGGCTGATCGTTCCCCTTCACCTGGTAGCGCCGGATTGCCTCCCCCAGAATTGGCGGTTTGGTGGCCGGATGCAATTTTATGACTCAAATTAGATTGCGATATATTTGCCCTGTGATTAATCTTGATTCGCTATATTGTGCTGCTATATGAATGTTGTATTGCTGGATATTACTAAACCGATCGTTGATATTCGATTGCCCCCTGGCCGTGCCCCCCATGCAACGCTCCAGGTGCAATTTGCTGGTCAACATCTGGGCGATATCAGATTGCCGACTGTTGATCAAATTGTCACGGCGGCGCGGATTCGGGGTGCGCTGGTGGCCGAATTTACCAGTCCGATTTTGGTGCGATTGTTGGCCACTGCATCACCGTGGCAATCGCGGGCGCAAATCGCGGCCAACCTCGATCAGCATTTTCTGCAAGCAATTTGGGGCCAGCCACATTGGTCTTTGGCGCAGTTTTATGACGCCGCTGCTGCTGCCGCCGATACAGCTGATGCCACTGGACCGACGATCGATGTCGCCACGGGTTGGCTGGATTTAGAGGCAACTGAACCACTGCCTTACCTGCATATTCTGAATGGACATCTACGGGTCAGCTTGTCCCTAGCAGGGCAGCGGGTTGGAGCGATTAGCTGGGGAAATCTTGATGCCACTGGCACCCGCATTACCCCACAGCAATTGCGGGTAGCCTTTACCCAAAGTTATCGGCTGGAATTGCAACGTGCCTGTGTGCGATCGCTGTTAGGCAAGCCGCTACAAGCGGGCCAATCAATGCGCCAGCAGCTTCAGGGTGGGAGGCCGGTATCGGATTGCCCTGATATCCATGTCTCGATTATTGTGCCCGCTTATAATGCCGCGTCATATTTGGCGCAATGTTTGCAGTCGGTTTTGGCGCAAACCTATGCCCATTGGGAGTTGATTCTTGTCGATGATGGTTCGAGTGATGCGACACCGGCGATCGCGGCGGATTTTGCCCAGCGGGATAGCCGTATTCGGATCGTGCATCAGGCAAATCAAGGTGGATGTGCTGCACGTAATTATGGTGCAAGTTTGGCCCATTTTGGCTGGCTAGCATTTTTAGATGCGGATGATTGGTGGGAGCCAACTTATTTAGCTGCGATGACGCAGCTGGCGGTGCGCGATCCGAGCTTGGATGCGGTGCGGTGCAGTTGGAGTCGTGTGACGGCCACGGGAGAAGTGATTGAGACATTTTTGGCAACGTCGCAGCAACCGGCATTTCGGACCTGTGTGTTGGAATGTGGGTTTCAAATGGATAGCTGCATGGTGCGGCGATCGGTAGTTGAAGCGATCCAAGGTTTTGATTTGTCGCTGAAGGCGGGGCAGGACTGGGATTTTTGGCAGCGGATTGCGCGCACGGGCGCCCGATTTGGGATTGTCGAAGCGGTGTTGTCCTACTATCGCACCGTCCCGGGTTCGGTTTCCGCCGATGGAATGCGGTTATTGGAGTACAGTTTGCTGGCGATCGAACGCGGCCATAACCCTGATCCACGGGTGCTAAATCCCGATCCGCGCTACGCGATGGGCTTGGATCATTCCACGTTGGCGGCGAAGCGATTTCATTTTGTGCTGTGGTGTGTGGGATTAGCGATGGTGCAGGGGCAAGATCCAATGCCGCTGTTGGCGCAAGCGCCGCGCCACGTCGTGCCATCACCGACACCGGAGTCGATTTCTGACTATCTCAAATCGGTGGTGTATCGCAGTGGTGAGGCGCCAACCGCATGGCCGCAGATCTGGGCCGAAAAGTTTGAGGTAATTCAGCAGTTTGTGCAAGCCGTCGGTGCGCATTTAGCCGTTGAACCGCGCGATCGCTTTATTCAGCAAACCTTTGCCCGCTTGGAATATAAGCTGCTGCATGATGCGACAGCCCAATCAGCTCAGGCTTATTTACCGATGACTTTAGGGCGAACTTACGCCTGTTGGGTGGATATTACGGCACCATTACCGGATATTGCAGTGAATGCCGATCGCTTATTTTGTGTTGTCTATTGCGGTGATGAGCATTTAGGGAATTTAGAATTGCCGTTGTGTGAGGGGCAATTTGCGGCGGATATTTTGGCTGATGCGATTGCGGGTGAATATTTCTGGGTGATTTTGCAACGGTTTTTCGCCCGGTATGACGATACCGCAGAAGCAGCGAAAAACTATGATGCAATGGGGTGGGAGCAGTTTCTCCAGAGTTTGTTTGAGCAGCCTAATTGGGAAGCCGCATGGTTTTATGATCCTGATCGGATTTTGCCAATACAAACTCATACTGCAACGATTAATCACCCAGAGCCATCATATCAAATACAACGATATTTACATCAGGCCAGAACAACGATTGAAATCAGTCAGGAGATGCCAACGCTAATTGTAAATCCCGCTTTGAGTGCGGAATCTGTGTCGGTTGTGCTAACCGTTGCCGGTAAGATTTTAGGCCGTATATCAGTGTCGGTTGTAGATCAAAGGGTATCGGCGGCGGTGTTACGATCGACGCTGCTGGCGGAAACCCATGCTGAAATCTGTCGGGTGGTGGTGCGGGAGGCCCTGGTGGGCCGCGTCTGGGCCGCGCCGATGACCCTAAGAGCACGCTTACAGTCGGTGTTTGTGGCCCAACCGAGCGCAATGGCTAGCGTTGCACCGATCGCGAGTTGTTGGCGTAGTTGTATACCCGCTTCAGACTTGGCTTGAAATAAATTCATTGCAGCATCAGGTGGCGTTTATGCATCCGCGATCGATGCATCTCGAGCGCCGGTTTGTTCGGCCCAACGTTGGAGTTCGTCAATTTGGCTGCGGGAAATTGCGGCGAGGGGCACGGTGGCTTGAATGGCGCTCAAAATATCTTCCGTGCTGAAGTCGCGGCGTTGGGCTGGCACCGTTGCGGTGCTGGCAGCGGGACTCGTGGCCCCACTAAAAGCGAGGTACATGCCATCGATGATCACTTGTTCAATTTCGGCCCCACTGAAGTCACGGGTTTGCCAGGCGAGTTGTTTGATGTCGAATTCCCGCAGACGGTTGGGGCGGAGGCGTTGGAGATAAATCTGAAAAATTGCTTCACGTTCGGCGGTGGAGGGCAGATTGAGAAAAAAGATTTCATCAAACCGGCCTTTCCGCAATAGTTCGGCGGGTAGGGATTGGACATTATTGGCCGTCGCGACGACAAAGACGGGACTGGTTTTTTCCTGCATCCAAGTGATTAATGTGCCGAATACTCGCCGACTGGTGCCGGAATCACCATCGGCACTATTGGTGATGTTGCCAAAGGCTTTATCAATCTCGTCAATCCAGAGAATGCAGGGGGAAACGGCTTCGACTAGCTGAATCATTTGACGAATGCGGCTTTCGCTTTCACCCACGAGTCCACCAAACAGTCGGCCAATATCAAGTCGGAGCAGAGGTAAGCGCCATTCCGCCGCGATCGTTTTCGCTGAGAGGGACTTGCCGGTGCCTTGGATGCCCGCGAGTAAGACACCTTTCGGATGGGGAATACCATAGCGGCGGGCGGTTTCGGTGAAGGCATCCCGGCGCGATCGTACCCAAGCCTTGAGTTGATCGAGTCCCCCGACCTGTTTGAGGGATTCGGCGGGGGTAAAGAACTCTAAGATGCCGGTGCGGCGGATGATTTGTTTTTTTTCTGCCAGGATCGCGTCGATTTCGGCTTCGCTGATTTTTTGTTTGGCGGCGATCGCCTTGGCTAAGATGCGGCGGATTTGGGCACGGCTGAGTCCTTGGCAGGCTTTCACCAACTGTTCGCGGGCGAAGGGCAGCAGATCGATCGCTTCGGGGGCGACAACTTGGGTGATGAGCTGATTGATTTCCGGGATGCTGGGCAGTGGAGCATCCAGGACTGTGATGAGGTCCGCGAGTTCGCCGGGCATTACGAGGGTGGGACTGACAAAGAAAATGGTTGAGCGAGTTTGTGGGAGCGCTTGGGCGAGATTTTTCAGTTCGCGGATGATCGGTGCGACCTTTTCGGCGTTGGGGCTTTGGAGAAATGGATGTGGGTCGTAGAAGATGTAGAGATTCGTTGTGGGATTATCTTGGCGCATTTCGCGGCCGACTCGCAGCAAGGCACCCATAAATGAGTTTTTGTCGCTGCTAGTATCGCTCCAGCCTCGGGCAATGTCCCAGGTGAAAAGTTGTCGCGGGGGTTGGGCGAGTTTGCAGACGGCATCGAACATCGGGCCTAAGGGGGCTTCTTCCGCGGCCACGATGTAGAGCAGGGGATAGCGCGATCGCAGCATCAGATCGATCGTCGTGACTAGGGGGTGGGGAGCCTGGTTCATGGATGGTGCGTGGCGCGGCGTTGTTGCTCGAAATATTGCTGGTGTTCGGCTTTGGCCAGCCAGTAGGCGGATGCGGGTTTGATTTCGGTGACGATCGGTTTGGCGTATTGGCCGGAGGCGTCGAGTTGACGTTTGGCTTGCCCCGCTAACTGTGCCTGTTCGGGTGTGTGGTAGAAGATCACCGATCGGTATTGTTCGCCGCGATCGGCCCCTTGGCGATTGAGGCTGGTGGGGTCGTGGATTTGCCAGAAGGTCGTTAGGAGTCGCTCATAGCTAACTACGGCGGGGTCGAATTCGACCTGTGCAACTTCGGCATGGCCGGTAATCCGGGCCACCACATCTAAATGGCAAGGATTGTCGAAATGTCCACCCATGTACCCAACTGATGTCTTGAATACACCGGGTATTTGCCGAAATGCTTGCTCAACTGCCCAAAAGCAGCCGGCCCCAAACGTGGCGATTGCCATAGAATTTCCGGATCTCCTAACGTAATTTCAGCGGCTAAACTAGATATACTGACGTTCCCTTATTTATGTTAGATGCTGGCGTTGATTTCCGTAAATCCGCGACCGCATTGCGAAGTTAGAGTCAAATTATCCGTGCGTTTTGATTGGGTACCCGATCGCTGCTATGAGCTTATTTATCGAAAAACTATTCACTG
This is a stretch of genomic DNA from Romeriopsis navalis LEGE 11480. It encodes these proteins:
- a CDS encoding glycosyltransferase family 2 protein; this encodes MLGPIKVADLELSQPLPTLRGLDRYIGFKGLVRWHGAPLGYIDVPIVNGGCSAASLGQAIKSAYNWEILQQALKTGLIAPVKPDEFQFEDVLTLAPPEFEGEYPRVTVAVCTRDRVEALDDCLAAILKLDYPQLDILVIDNAPATDATRELIATYYPQVRYVKEPRPGLDWARNRAIIEAQGEIIAYTDDDVIVDAGWVKAIAKTFVEYPEVMAVTGLVVPYELETEAQVLFELNGGFGKGFERQQYYVPAGAEMPWYLLGTGNCGTGANMAYRRSIFTEIGGFNPALDVGTVTNGAGDLEMFFRVIKSGHPLVYEPQAMIRHCHRRQYAQLKSQLTNNGSVLAYCNAAVKAYPKMRLAFWRLALTWLATWHCRRVVTALMHPTQLPLDLAWAELRGWFIGLTRYRRAEKQALGVDRKFATESAAAAHQRYFPHYFGARRPVPAPPALPNCKAGAMAVRTIEVTQPLQPITDVAEYASVRVFVNYRGCGLGYVDLFNHGRPLRVSDLQRSIASQLWGKLVWPERQLTVDDRWNQVCQAIQKHVVPDSSVATAALAPRLPDHVPVSIIVGTCDRPDDLRNCLQSLSQQQTSRPVEIIVTDNHPRSGLTPPVLEEFPQVKLVSEPRKGVAYARNAAITASAGEIVVTTDDDVTMSPVWLETLLAPFARADVMGVTGNIVPVELEAFSQQLFEHYGGLGRGFETFEVGYKWFECSWLHVVPTWELGGTANAAFRASIFHQPEIGLMDEPLGPGMPSGVGEDIYLFYKILKAGYTMVYKGDAQVWHRHRQTMPALRRQLYNYSKGFVSYNLTTLFQDQDWRVLLNLGFYLPMYHFKRIYQRLRGQSAYPIRLTLVEMAGNLAGPWALWRSHKRVQREGRSAPYLPPHQRYVAPNPSVYEPQLDEYHPASRAS
- a CDS encoding glycosyltransferase family 2 protein — encoded protein: MTSELPLVSVIVPAYNAEDFIAETLDSVLQQTYGNLEVVVVDDGSDDRTAAIVAAIGDRDDRVRLISQGNAGVAAARNLGIAQSSGSLIAPLDADDLWHCSNLERQVACLLTHGESTGVVYTWSLDIDESNQLTGDFHASKAEGMIYKLLLCHNFLGNASASLIRRSCLEQVQGYSVALRAAGVQGCEDWDLYLRLAARYEFRVVPEFLVGYRKIVTSMSADLSQMAKSHDFMLRSLKPQSQLPAYIYRLSYSSFLMYLARQSDEQRQPRETIAWLRRTLKFDPLTPFLRLSFYWLWLHSLAQMLGARCQRTMGRRSAAIGRDAVTRQARGTTAQPQPEYWRQPPMKPQPQFQATGVALSPTTWRLRLTIVITHLLQRWL
- a CDS encoding glycosyltransferase family 2 protein, with translation MNVVLLDITKPIVDIRLPPGRAPHATLQVQFAGQHLGDIRLPTVDQIVTAARIRGALVAEFTSPILVRLLATASPWQSRAQIAANLDQHFLQAIWGQPHWSLAQFYDAAAAAADTADATGPTIDVATGWLDLEATEPLPYLHILNGHLRVSLSLAGQRVGAISWGNLDATGTRITPQQLRVAFTQSYRLELQRACVRSLLGKPLQAGQSMRQQLQGGRPVSDCPDIHVSIIVPAYNAASYLAQCLQSVLAQTYAHWELILVDDGSSDATPAIAADFAQRDSRIRIVHQANQGGCAARNYGASLAHFGWLAFLDADDWWEPTYLAAMTQLAVRDPSLDAVRCSWSRVTATGEVIETFLATSQQPAFRTCVLECGFQMDSCMVRRSVVEAIQGFDLSLKAGQDWDFWQRIARTGARFGIVEAVLSYYRTVPGSVSADGMRLLEYSLLAIERGHNPDPRVLNPDPRYAMGLDHSTLAAKRFHFVLWCVGLAMVQGQDPMPLLAQAPRHVVPSPTPESISDYLKSVVYRSGEAPTAWPQIWAEKFEVIQQFVQAVGAHLAVEPRDRFIQQTFARLEYKLLHDATAQSAQAYLPMTLGRTYACWVDITAPLPDIAVNADRLFCVVYCGDEHLGNLELPLCEGQFAADILADAIAGEYFWVILQRFFARYDDTAEAAKNYDAMGWEQFLQSLFEQPNWEAAWFYDPDRILPIQTHTATINHPEPSYQIQRYLHQARTTIEISQEMPTLIVNPALSAESVSVVLTVAGKILGRISVSVVDQRVSAAVLRSTLLAETHAEICRVVVREALVGRVWAAPMTLRARLQSVFVAQPSAMASVAPIASCWRSCIPASDLA
- a CDS encoding AAA family ATPase, encoding MNQAPHPLVTTIDLMLRSRYPLLYIVAAEEAPLGPMFDAVCKLAQPPRQLFTWDIARGWSDTSSDKNSFMGALLRVGREMRQDNPTTNLYIFYDPHPFLQSPNAEKVAPIIRELKNLAQALPQTRSTIFFVSPTLVMPGELADLITVLDAPLPSIPEINQLITQVVAPEAIDLLPFAREQLVKACQGLSRAQIRRILAKAIAAKQKISEAEIDAILAEKKQIIRRTGILEFFTPAESLKQVGGLDQLKAWVRSRRDAFTETARRYGIPHPKGVLLAGIQGTGKSLSAKTIAAEWRLPLLRLDIGRLFGGLVGESESRIRQMIQLVEAVSPCILWIDEIDKAFGNITNSADGDSGTSRRVFGTLITWMQEKTSPVFVVATANNVQSLPAELLRKGRFDEIFFLNLPSTAEREAIFQIYLQRLRPNRLREFDIKQLAWQTRDFSGAEIEQVIIDGMYLAFSGATSPAASTATVPAQRRDFSTEDILSAIQATVPLAAISRSQIDELQRWAEQTGARDASIADA
- the msrA gene encoding peptide-methionine (S)-S-oxide reductase MsrA produces the protein MAIATFGAGCFWAVEQAFRQIPGVFKTSVGYMGGHFDNPCHLDVVARITGHAEVAQVEFDPAVVSYERLLTTFWQIHDPTSLNRQGADRGEQYRSVIFYHTPEQAQLAGQAKRQLDASGQYAKPIVTEIKPASAYWLAKAEHQQYFEQQRRATHHP